A window of the Dyadobacter pollutisoli genome harbors these coding sequences:
- a CDS encoding tetratricopeptide repeat-containing sensor histidine kinase, translating into MDRLAKIAFLTVFVSFCFLLRANGQTGSLRSLKERQKRLEKNENYSRDTAYLNVVNQIAFLYADSYPDSALKILQINTLNCDLIAYREGESDGYKITGNAYMTKGDYTNALSWYRKSYEVADKIGYKTAFPGIRNNIGLVYMSQGNYTAALKEFYEALKSAEAIHDKFVMASTLNNIAIIHFYQGKMDEADSTYKQTLLIAREMSDTIGVILAYNNIAEVNVEQNALPAALTNLSLAYSLASRIDNPEMLTVVSHSLGNTYFRMDSLGKAAAYFEAASKVSRQHGYSTSACKAVIGLARVRERQGLLEEALRNGLEGFQQARTMGHTQLLRDASEIVSVIYEKLGDGKNSLAYFKEFKIYSDSLRNLESERVAATYDAKLEFSKKEDELNQQNLKQQWMIYSALAALALLVVILVIVNRNRQRLNHTYKELQQKNIVIESQRKKAEETLDELKSAQAQLIQSEKMASLGELTAGIAHEIQNPLNFVNNFSETSIELLDEMKAEIEKGNPEEASQIASEVIENLERINQHGKRADSIVKGMLQHSRSSTGLKEPTDINALVDEYSRLSYHGLRARDKSFNATIKKDFDPDLGKVMMIPQDMGRVVLNLVNNAFYAVQQKQKHTAEPGYHPTVEMSTRKVSDKIIITVADNGDGVPEHIRKKIFQPFFTTKPTGQGTGLGLSLSYDIVTKGYGGTMDVQPKEGGGAVFTITLPG; encoded by the coding sequence ATGGATCGATTGGCAAAAATTGCCTTTTTGACAGTCTTTGTGTCGTTTTGCTTTTTGCTCCGGGCCAATGGGCAAACAGGTAGCCTGCGTTCGTTGAAGGAGCGGCAGAAGCGATTGGAAAAGAATGAAAATTACTCCCGTGACACCGCCTACCTGAATGTGGTCAACCAAATTGCATTCTTATATGCCGATAGCTATCCTGACAGTGCATTGAAAATATTACAGATCAATACACTGAACTGCGATTTGATAGCTTACAGGGAAGGCGAGTCCGATGGCTACAAAATTACCGGTAATGCCTATATGACCAAGGGTGACTATACCAATGCATTGAGCTGGTACCGGAAAAGTTATGAAGTAGCCGACAAGATTGGGTACAAAACGGCTTTCCCGGGTATCCGCAACAACATCGGGCTGGTGTATATGAGTCAGGGGAACTATACGGCTGCATTGAAAGAGTTTTATGAGGCGCTGAAATCAGCGGAAGCCATTCACGACAAATTTGTAATGGCGAGTACGCTGAACAACATTGCGATCATTCATTTTTATCAGGGTAAAATGGACGAAGCGGACAGTACTTACAAGCAAACACTGCTGATCGCCAGGGAAATGTCCGATACCATAGGCGTTATACTCGCCTATAACAACATTGCGGAGGTGAATGTGGAGCAAAATGCATTGCCTGCCGCCCTCACAAACCTCAGCCTTGCCTATTCCCTGGCCAGCCGGATCGATAACCCGGAAATGCTGACCGTGGTATCTCATTCGCTCGGCAACACCTATTTCCGAATGGACAGTCTGGGCAAAGCTGCCGCTTATTTTGAAGCTGCGTCGAAAGTATCGAGGCAACATGGTTACAGCACTTCTGCCTGCAAAGCCGTGATCGGCCTCGCCCGGGTGCGGGAGCGGCAGGGATTGTTGGAGGAAGCTTTGAGGAATGGACTCGAAGGGTTTCAGCAGGCCAGGACGATGGGGCACACCCAGTTGCTACGCGATGCCAGCGAAATCGTATCCGTCATTTATGAAAAATTGGGCGACGGGAAAAACAGCCTGGCCTATTTTAAAGAATTCAAGATCTATTCGGACAGCCTGCGGAACCTGGAAAGCGAGCGTGTGGCTGCGACCTATGATGCCAAACTGGAATTTTCGAAAAAGGAGGACGAGCTGAACCAGCAAAATCTGAAGCAGCAATGGATGATCTATTCGGCATTGGCTGCATTGGCCTTGCTAGTGGTGATCCTGGTGATTGTTAACCGCAACAGACAGAGGCTGAACCATACCTATAAGGAATTACAACAAAAGAATATTGTCATCGAATCCCAACGAAAAAAAGCAGAGGAGACACTGGATGAACTCAAATCAGCGCAGGCGCAATTGATACAATCCGAAAAAATGGCCAGCCTCGGCGAGCTGACGGCCGGTATCGCTCATGAAATTCAGAATCCGCTGAACTTCGTGAATAACTTTTCGGAAACGAGCATTGAGCTGCTCGATGAGATGAAGGCCGAAATCGAAAAGGGTAACCCGGAAGAAGCCAGCCAAATCGCCTCCGAAGTGATTGAAAATCTGGAAAGAATAAATCAGCACGGAAAGCGGGCCGATTCCATTGTAAAAGGTATGCTGCAGCACAGCCGGAGTAGTACCGGATTAAAAGAACCGACGGACATCAATGCGCTGGTCGACGAGTACAGCCGGCTTAGTTATCACGGTTTGCGTGCCAGGGATAAGTCATTCAATGCCACTATTAAAAAGGATTTTGATCCCGATCTGGGTAAAGTTATGATGATCCCGCAGGATATGGGCAGGGTGGTCCTGAACCTGGTGAACAATGCCTTTTACGCCGTTCAGCAAAAACAAAAGCACACTGCAGAGCCCGGCTACCATCCCACGGTGGAGATGAGTACCCGAAAGGTGAGTGACAAGATCATTATAACGGTTGCCGACAATGGGGACGGTGTGCCTGAGCACATTCGCAAGAAAATTTTCCAACCGTTTTTCACTACCAAACCAACCGGGCAGGGTACCGGCCTCGGCTTGTCCCTGAGCTACGACATTGTCACCAAAGGGTATGGAGGTACAATGGATGTACAGCCCAAAGAGGGCGGAGGCGCAGTGTTTACCATTACCTTACCAGGCTGA
- a CDS encoding 2-hydroxyacid dehydrogenase, translated as MKILFFSAKPYDKQFFDHYNKPYGFQIEYLETHLGPHIVNAVQDELAVCVFVNDKVNAEVIAVLAEKGVKIIALRCAGFNNVDLEAARAHGIRVCRVPEYSPQAVAEHTVAMILTLNRKTHKAYNRVREQNFSLNGLLGFNLYGKTVGVIGTGKIGAAFCRIMKGFGCKVVAYDLYPSRQLESSGIEYQPLEAVLGHSDIISLHCPLNEDTHYMINEKTLGMMKKGVTLINTSRGGLINTVHVINALKSKHVAHLGIDVYEQEDKLFFKDLSGSIIEDDTIQRLMSFPNVLVTAHQAFFTEEALSEIAQVTLNSIDQLVKNKEPDNKIVILV; from the coding sequence ATGAAAATCCTTTTCTTTTCCGCCAAACCTTATGACAAGCAGTTTTTTGATCATTATAATAAGCCTTATGGATTTCAGATCGAGTACCTGGAAACACATTTAGGCCCGCATATCGTCAATGCTGTTCAGGATGAGTTGGCCGTTTGTGTGTTTGTCAACGACAAGGTCAATGCGGAAGTAATAGCTGTACTGGCTGAAAAAGGGGTAAAAATCATTGCATTGCGGTGCGCGGGCTTCAATAATGTGGATCTTGAAGCGGCACGTGCCCATGGGATAAGGGTATGCCGAGTGCCCGAGTATTCGCCACAAGCGGTAGCCGAACATACGGTGGCTATGATATTAACCCTGAACCGAAAAACCCACAAAGCTTATAATAGGGTACGGGAGCAGAATTTTTCTTTGAATGGGTTGTTGGGCTTTAACCTGTATGGTAAAACAGTGGGTGTAATCGGTACCGGCAAAATCGGTGCGGCTTTCTGCCGGATTATGAAGGGCTTTGGCTGTAAAGTAGTGGCCTATGATCTTTATCCCAGCAGGCAACTCGAATCATCGGGTATCGAGTACCAGCCACTGGAAGCCGTATTGGGGCATTCTGACATTATTTCATTGCATTGCCCGCTCAATGAAGATACCCATTATATGATCAATGAAAAAACGCTGGGTATGATGAAAAAAGGGGTTACCCTGATCAATACCAGCCGCGGAGGACTGATCAATACGGTACATGTGATCAATGCTCTGAAAAGTAAGCACGTTGCACATCTGGGCATCGATGTGTACGAACAGGAGGATAAGCTATTCTTTAAAGACCTTTCAGGCAGTATCATTGAAGACGACACGATCCAGCGGCTCATGAGCTTTCCAAATGTGCTGGTTACTGCCCATCAGGCATTTTTCACCGAGGAAGCATTATCCGAAATTGCCCAGGTAACCTTAAACAGTATTGATCAGCTCGTTAAGAACAAAGAGCCTGATAACAAGATAGTTATACTGGTTTAA
- a CDS encoding LacI family DNA-binding transcriptional regulator codes for MKKKATIVDIALRLGITPSAVSKALSGNTRISDETRSAVRAMAKELDYQPNIMASALRTGKSGLIGILVPGIQYGFFSTAIKGAEELLSDAGYNVIICQSRDSARHEKKQLEGLMRAKVEGVIASLGMETIDVEFYKALAKEVPLVMFDRVFESESICSVVIDDFIGAVKAVDHLVEMGYQRIAHMGGHSHILAFDRRIRGYKYALAKHNLPVNEDYIYECSPNKDEGVVAMERLFQLPEPPDAILAASDFLALGVVNYAKSHHLNVPEDLGVVGFSNEEFTRHLTPSLTSVDQFSESMGEVAAQLLLDQLSRARKGSSMVVQQRVLVPRLVIRESSFPKKREPVLAA; via the coding sequence GTGAAAAAGAAGGCCACCATCGTCGATATAGCATTGAGACTCGGGATCACGCCGTCTGCTGTGTCCAAGGCTTTAAGCGGGAATACCCGCATCAGCGATGAAACAAGATCGGCTGTTCGGGCGATGGCGAAAGAGCTTGACTATCAGCCTAATATCATGGCAAGTGCTCTTCGCACAGGGAAGAGCGGGTTGATCGGGATCCTGGTGCCGGGCATTCAATACGGATTTTTCTCCACGGCGATCAAAGGCGCCGAGGAGCTGTTGAGCGACGCGGGATATAATGTGATTATTTGCCAGTCGCGGGATAGTGCACGTCACGAAAAGAAGCAGCTGGAGGGTTTAATGCGTGCTAAGGTTGAGGGGGTGATAGCCTCACTCGGAATGGAAACCATAGACGTTGAGTTTTATAAAGCTTTGGCCAAGGAAGTTCCATTGGTGATGTTCGACCGGGTATTTGAATCCGAAAGTATATGTTCCGTGGTGATCGATGACTTTATCGGTGCCGTGAAAGCCGTAGACCATCTGGTTGAAATGGGGTACCAGCGTATCGCGCATATGGGCGGACATTCCCACATCCTTGCTTTCGACCGGAGAATACGAGGTTACAAGTATGCATTGGCCAAGCATAACCTGCCGGTTAATGAGGATTATATTTATGAATGCTCTCCCAATAAAGATGAGGGAGTGGTAGCAATGGAGCGACTGTTCCAGCTACCCGAACCGCCTGACGCTATTCTGGCTGCCAGCGATTTTTTGGCCTTAGGTGTTGTTAATTACGCGAAAAGCCATCATTTGAATGTCCCGGAGGACTTGGGAGTGGTGGGATTTAGCAACGAAGAATTTACAAGGCACCTTACTCCATCATTGACCAGCGTGGATCAGTTCAGCGAATCAATGGGAGAGGTGGCTGCCCAACTATTGCTCGATCAGCTTTCAAGGGCCAGAAAAGGAAGTTCTATGGTGGTGCAGCAACGAGTACTGGTGCCCCGGCTTGTCATTCGCGAGTCTTCTTTTCCAAAAAAGAGAGAACCCGTGCTCGCGGCCTGA
- a CDS encoding AraC family transcriptional regulator gives MKKYLLKVTTGPGNSFSCRRRSMAYFYNEMHYHPQLELNLIVKGKGTRFVSNKMERFSEGDLVLLGSNLPHVWKSDPEYFDQPDASACECITVHFSYDFLGKDFFDMPELLKIRQLLWKSSAGLKLTGALRYQVASLMTQMVEESQTERLLTLLDLLRIMSISSEAEILTDARMASTQEPAYADRLQHVHRYIVQNFKDPISLDRIAQEANMSPAAFCRYFRQRTSKTFSHFLAEVRIGYACRLLQENKMKIAQVCYDSGFANLSNFNRQFKATMNMTPFEYSRSTRCASLSEQIQPKKAGLVL, from the coding sequence ATGAAAAAGTACTTACTGAAGGTTACAACCGGCCCGGGAAACTCCTTCTCATGTAGGCGTCGATCCATGGCTTATTTCTACAATGAAATGCATTACCATCCTCAATTGGAACTGAATCTGATTGTGAAGGGGAAAGGCACGAGGTTTGTATCCAATAAAATGGAACGGTTCAGCGAAGGCGACCTGGTGTTGCTGGGTTCAAATCTGCCTCACGTCTGGAAATCGGATCCCGAGTATTTCGATCAGCCTGATGCGTCGGCTTGTGAGTGTATAACCGTTCATTTTTCGTATGACTTTTTAGGTAAAGATTTTTTCGATATGCCTGAATTGCTCAAAATCAGGCAGTTACTTTGGAAGTCTTCTGCCGGATTGAAACTGACAGGCGCATTGCGTTATCAGGTTGCTTCGCTGATGACGCAAATGGTGGAGGAAAGCCAGACGGAAAGACTGCTGACATTACTGGACCTGCTGCGGATCATGAGTATTTCGAGCGAAGCAGAAATCCTGACCGACGCGCGCATGGCGTCTACCCAGGAGCCAGCTTATGCCGACCGCCTGCAACATGTACACCGCTACATTGTCCAGAATTTTAAAGACCCAATCAGCCTGGATCGGATTGCACAGGAGGCTAATATGAGCCCTGCTGCCTTTTGCAGGTATTTCCGACAGCGTACCAGCAAGACATTCTCCCATTTTCTGGCAGAAGTAAGGATCGGTTATGCATGCAGGCTGTTGCAGGAAAACAAGATGAAAATAGCACAGGTATGTTATGATTCAGGTTTTGCCAATCTGTCGAATTTTAACCGGCAGTTTAAAGCAACAATGAATATGACTCCCTTTGAATATAGCCGGTCGACCCGTTGTGCGTCATTGAGCGAACAAATTCAACCAAAGAAGGCAGGACTCGTTTTATAA
- a CDS encoding helix-turn-helix domain-containing protein → MKATYALLPDFAQIRKPFLVKKIVSPYFSTDFHFHTECQLVYILSGSGTRIIGDSIEQFEEGDLTFVGPNVPHVWYSKSMAGNNGNDSVSLALYINPDAISEILDGLIDTKELRHFFKESERGISICGEKKALIVDILAQMQGQRSITLLTSFMQIMSHLLDPKDLVWLNIPNLLSVYTTQAPGRVHKLMHYIQQNFKQEITLQQAASVSGLQIHSFCRFFKSLTNRTFSDFLNEVRIGFASKLLQQSDLPVTQIALECGYVNISYFNRCFKKINKVSPKAYRTLSATKIDEKK, encoded by the coding sequence ATGAAAGCCACCTACGCACTACTGCCGGATTTTGCCCAGATACGCAAACCGTTTTTGGTCAAAAAGATTGTTAGCCCATACTTTTCAACAGACTTTCACTTCCACACCGAGTGTCAGCTGGTATATATATTGTCGGGTTCAGGAACGCGCATTATCGGCGACTCAATCGAACAGTTTGAGGAAGGCGACCTGACGTTTGTCGGCCCGAATGTTCCGCATGTGTGGTACAGCAAGTCGATGGCGGGCAACAATGGCAATGATTCGGTATCACTGGCGCTTTACATTAATCCCGACGCGATCAGCGAAATTCTGGATGGCTTGATCGATACGAAAGAACTAAGGCATTTCTTTAAAGAATCGGAACGTGGTATCAGCATTTGCGGCGAAAAGAAGGCATTAATTGTTGACATTCTTGCGCAAATGCAGGGCCAACGGAGCATTACCCTGCTCACGTCTTTTATGCAGATCATGAGCCACCTGCTGGACCCGAAAGACCTGGTATGGCTCAACATTCCCAACCTGCTTTCGGTGTATACGACCCAGGCGCCAGGGCGTGTACATAAACTGATGCATTACATTCAGCAGAATTTTAAACAGGAAATCACATTGCAACAGGCAGCTTCGGTTTCCGGCCTGCAGATCCATTCTTTCTGCCGGTTTTTCAAATCGCTCACCAATCGTACCTTTTCGGATTTTTTAAATGAGGTGCGGATCGGGTTCGCGAGCAAACTTTTACAGCAGTCCGACCTTCCGGTGACGCAGATCGCGCTGGAATGTGGTTACGTTAATATTTCTTATTTCAACAGGTGTTTCAAAAAGATCAATAAGGTCTCACCGAAAGCTTATCGTACGCTGAGCGCAACGAAAATTGACGAAAAAAAATGA
- a CDS encoding enolase C-terminal domain-like protein produces the protein MHIISIEIKDRRFVLPAGVGSDATHTTPQYSYAVCCLKTDTSITGVGLAFTLGVGTDLVCKAIEYLSMSLVGREMEELMSDFGTVYRKMVDSPSFRWLGPHKGVVHLALAAVVNACYDLWAKSRKVPLWKLLLDLTPEQLVNTLDLSYLEEVLTRDQAIAMLTDHVPGRENRKGVLSTGYRGYDTSVGWFNFSDEKIVDNTKKAMANGFTALKLKVGSDDPARDVRRAGLIRNVAGDNATIMVDANQKWNVPQALDICRRLAEVNPFWIEEPTHPDDVIGHQTIARTIAPLKVATGEHIPNKVIFKNFFQAKAMDFCQVDAVRVGGISEFLTISLLSKSMGIPVVPHVGDMGQIHQHLVLFNHIGMDHEHLFLEHIPHLKQYFVNPAEVCEAYYQVPQTPGSSSDLKD, from the coding sequence ATGCACATTATATCCATTGAGATAAAAGACAGGCGATTCGTTTTACCCGCAGGAGTTGGTTCGGATGCGACACACACTACGCCCCAGTACTCTTATGCGGTTTGCTGTCTGAAAACCGACACATCGATCACAGGAGTTGGGCTTGCGTTTACCCTTGGCGTAGGAACGGATCTGGTGTGCAAAGCGATAGAATATCTCTCCATGTCACTAGTCGGTCGTGAAATGGAGGAGCTGATGAGTGATTTTGGGACGGTATACCGGAAAATGGTCGATTCTCCTTCATTCCGGTGGCTTGGGCCGCACAAAGGCGTGGTACACCTGGCGTTGGCGGCTGTGGTTAATGCGTGCTATGACCTTTGGGCGAAATCACGGAAGGTACCGCTGTGGAAATTGCTGCTGGACCTTACCCCGGAGCAGCTCGTGAATACCCTGGACCTGAGTTATCTCGAAGAAGTCCTGACCAGAGACCAGGCAATTGCCATGCTTACGGATCATGTGCCGGGTCGCGAAAACAGAAAAGGTGTTTTATCGACAGGCTACAGAGGATATGATACCTCAGTGGGCTGGTTCAATTTTTCGGACGAAAAAATAGTTGACAATACAAAGAAGGCAATGGCCAATGGTTTCACCGCATTGAAGCTAAAAGTGGGTTCCGATGATCCGGCGCGTGACGTTCGCCGGGCAGGACTGATCCGCAATGTTGCCGGGGACAATGCCACCATCATGGTGGACGCCAACCAAAAATGGAATGTGCCCCAGGCGCTGGACATATGCAGGCGACTGGCCGAGGTAAACCCATTCTGGATCGAGGAACCAACGCACCCCGACGATGTGATCGGTCACCAAACCATAGCGCGAACGATCGCGCCGCTCAAAGTAGCGACGGGCGAACATATTCCTAACAAAGTTATTTTCAAGAATTTCTTTCAGGCCAAAGCCATGGATTTTTGCCAGGTGGATGCCGTGAGGGTCGGCGGGATTTCGGAATTCCTGACCATTAGCCTGCTTTCCAAGAGTATGGGGATACCGGTTGTGCCGCACGTGGGTGATATGGGACAGATCCACCAGCATCTGGTTTTGTTCAATCACATTGGAATGGATCACGAGCATCTGTTTTTGGAGCATATTCCACATTTAAAGCAGTATTTTGTAAATCCTGCCGAGGTTTGTGAAGCCTACTATCAGGTACCGCAGACTCCCGGCAGTAGTAGCGATTTAAAAGACTGA
- a CDS encoding SDR family NAD(P)-dependent oxidoreductase: MNVLADKVIFLTGGAAGIGRACAIAYLQAGAQVFVMDVDEKGLNELRSELNGQKLFTFAGNVNSGNDVKSAIEKTVAVFGKINVIHNNAGIANPSKPLDQTTEEEWDNVFSVNLKSVFWTTRYGIEHLKQTKGCILNTSSMVGEIGQGNHAAYVATKGGMSALTKAMALDYAPFGIRVNAVCPAGVWTPMLRNWATEQPNTAEIEHYLDHIHALGYCPEGDVIADAALFLISDAARFVTGCMMPVSGGAELGYKK; the protein is encoded by the coding sequence ATGAATGTATTAGCAGACAAAGTCATCTTTCTCACAGGCGGTGCCGCTGGCATTGGGCGGGCGTGTGCCATCGCTTACCTGCAAGCGGGCGCGCAGGTTTTTGTAATGGACGTCGATGAAAAGGGTTTGAACGAGCTAAGATCTGAATTGAATGGTCAGAAACTATTCACGTTTGCGGGGAATGTCAATTCGGGAAATGATGTGAAATCTGCTATAGAAAAAACTGTTGCGGTTTTTGGTAAAATCAATGTCATTCATAACAATGCGGGCATTGCAAATCCTTCGAAACCGCTGGACCAAACTACCGAGGAAGAGTGGGACAATGTGTTTTCGGTCAATTTGAAAAGCGTTTTCTGGACAACCCGGTATGGAATTGAGCATTTAAAACAAACCAAAGGCTGCATACTCAATACAAGCAGCATGGTAGGAGAAATAGGACAGGGCAACCACGCCGCATATGTGGCCACGAAAGGCGGAATGAGCGCATTAACCAAGGCAATGGCACTCGATTATGCTCCGTTCGGGATCAGGGTCAATGCAGTTTGCCCGGCCGGTGTCTGGACGCCAATGCTGAGAAATTGGGCCACGGAACAACCCAATACAGCTGAAATCGAGCATTACCTGGACCATATTCATGCATTGGGCTACTGTCCTGAGGGCGACGTCATTGCGGACGCCGCATTGTTTCTGATTTCGGACGCCGCGCGTTTCGTGACGGGTTGCATGATGCCGGTAAGCGGGGGCGCTGAGCTTGGGTACAAAAAATAA
- the fucP gene encoding L-fucose:H+ symporter permease, whose protein sequence is MKNRNGVVIPLLVVMSLMFIWNLSRNINDILIPHLKRACQLTDFQSSLVQSAFFGGYFLLALPVGQFISKYGYKAGMVTGLLTAAAGTFLFFPAADTRYYPLFLGALFIMAAGFTFLEVTATPYISVLGDPDRASSRLSLASAVGSLGATIGPFVGSRFLLHATEVSPATVAQFNTSELDQYLNAEAQLVKMPYLSLGGLFVAIGLLLYFIKLPSIQEEGESAGSLKSVFKFRHTVLGALGVFCYLGAEVGIVSFMIRYAKSSGITGLTEQNAALFITFYMALVLVGRLAGAYWLRSLNPSKMLAACSLAAMTLIGISILSTGYVSVYAIAFVGLFTSVMYPILFTLSIKNLGIYTKTGSSLIIMSIVGGAIVPPVMGLLSDSFGIKPAFIIPLICYAYLVFYAKEGHRVTSGPTDLPSENINFNSSVL, encoded by the coding sequence ATGAAAAATCGCAACGGTGTCGTGATTCCTTTGCTGGTCGTTATGAGCCTGATGTTCATCTGGAACCTCAGTCGCAATATCAATGATATTTTGATCCCGCATTTGAAAAGGGCCTGTCAACTCACTGATTTTCAGTCGTCACTGGTGCAGTCGGCTTTCTTTGGCGGATACTTTTTGCTTGCACTGCCAGTCGGGCAGTTTATCAGTAAATATGGTTACAAAGCAGGCATGGTAACCGGCCTGCTGACAGCCGCCGCCGGGACATTTTTGTTCTTTCCGGCTGCTGATACGCGTTATTACCCGCTTTTTCTCGGTGCGCTTTTTATCATGGCCGCCGGTTTTACGTTTCTGGAAGTGACGGCGACGCCATACATTTCCGTGCTCGGCGATCCTGACCGGGCTTCCAGCAGACTGAGCTTGGCCTCGGCAGTAGGGTCGCTGGGTGCAACCATCGGGCCATTTGTCGGCAGCCGGTTTTTGCTGCATGCTACCGAGGTTTCACCGGCCACCGTCGCGCAGTTTAATACATCAGAGCTGGACCAATATCTGAATGCAGAAGCGCAGCTTGTCAAAATGCCTTATTTGAGTTTGGGAGGCTTGTTTGTCGCGATTGGCCTGCTGCTGTACTTTATCAAGCTTCCGAGCATTCAGGAAGAAGGAGAGTCGGCTGGCAGCCTTAAATCTGTTTTCAAGTTCAGGCACACTGTTTTGGGCGCTTTGGGCGTGTTTTGCTACCTCGGCGCAGAGGTAGGCATTGTCAGTTTTATGATCCGCTACGCTAAGTCATCGGGGATAACGGGCCTTACCGAGCAGAATGCCGCTTTGTTCATTACTTTCTACATGGCGCTGGTGCTGGTAGGAAGGCTGGCCGGAGCGTACTGGCTTCGGAGTTTGAACCCCTCCAAAATGCTGGCAGCATGTTCGCTCGCGGCAATGACACTGATCGGCATCTCCATACTAAGTACCGGATATGTTTCTGTCTACGCCATTGCCTTCGTCGGACTCTTCACCTCCGTGATGTATCCGATCCTGTTTACACTCAGTATCAAAAATCTTGGGATTTATACCAAAACAGGATCATCGCTGATCATCATGAGCATTGTGGGTGGTGCCATAGTACCGCCGGTAATGGGGCTGCTTTCCGATTCTTTTGGGATCAAGCCTGCCTTCATTATCCCGCTTATTTGTTACGCCTACCTGGTTTTTTATGCAAAAGAAGGTCACCGTGTGACCTCCGGTCCGACGGATTTGCCATCGGAAAATATCAATTTTAATAGTTCAGTTTTATGA